A window from Bosea sp. ANAM02 encodes these proteins:
- a CDS encoding TetR/AcrR family transcriptional regulator, which yields MARSKEFDRDQALTAAIEVFREHGYEGSSAGMLTDAMMIGRQSLYDTFGDKWRLYCEAVRAYAVAETSAHIAALNGGDRAMAGIRRMIDRVVGTAPTPCLGVGSICEFGETRADLVDIRTAASRGLHAAMAETIRAAQAEGDLSAELNPDDVATFLVASIAGIRIAGRSGAGETRLRALGALALRALR from the coding sequence ATGGCACGATCCAAGGAATTCGACAGGGACCAAGCATTGACGGCCGCGATCGAGGTTTTCCGCGAGCACGGCTATGAAGGAAGCTCTGCCGGAATGCTGACCGATGCGATGATGATCGGCCGCCAAAGCCTCTACGACACCTTCGGGGACAAGTGGCGGCTCTATTGCGAAGCCGTGCGCGCCTATGCCGTAGCCGAAACGAGTGCGCATATCGCCGCTTTGAATGGCGGAGATCGCGCAATGGCAGGTATTAGGCGGATGATCGACAGGGTGGTCGGGACCGCGCCCACGCCCTGTCTTGGCGTGGGTTCGATCTGCGAATTCGGCGAGACGCGGGCCGATCTCGTCGACATCCGCACGGCCGCGAGCCGCGGCCTGCATGCGGCCATGGCCGAGACAATCCGCGCAGCTCAGGCGGAGGGCGATCTCTCCGCCGAACTGAACCCAGACGATGTCGCAACATTCCTGGTCGCCAGCATCGCAGGAATCCGGATCGCAGGCCGCAGCGGCGCCGGCGAGACGAGGCTGCGCGCCTTGGGAGCATTGGCTTTGCGGGCTCTCCGCTGA
- a CDS encoding EAL domain-containing protein gives MNAAVQGSRGAAQGWKAKAGGLLLPFRSYLFALLAVALVVLAGAHTRLRETVLDARFHVVKRAPSGSIAMVEIDPRSIAAVGRWPWPRSLHAEMVRKLAELGVTDIAFDVDFSARSIDAEDRRFSEALKGAGGSVILPIFRQVASGASSVRQGYVNRPLAMFEADAWLGMVNVAPDRDGVARDFNFGATIDGQFIPSIAALLAGLHEPATPDFRIDFGIDSSAVRGVPYIDILRGNGDLGAVLSGKKVIVAGTAAELGDRFVVPGGQVIPGALLQVLAAESMLQGRTLRTTTFALSLALLFVPLLVAFVLRRRRARHRIVAVISAAIAAEAAAIAIQSVYPVAIDTSLLHVAAFAYALIALVEEVDLRGLLRLTAEKRFNNVAMSLSDGLVCIDRDGRISMSNEAASLIFGFDASRMRSLQFAELLAGETAGKVPGAFPNINAQVHEETGRRANGELFPLECSWSVWETPSGRQYGVVLRDISERRLQQERIRYLAEMDPVSGLPNNNSLIAALNDAVGRGEPRRLILASLWHFRRMRDLEGQTFADALIRAAAARLRSKLGQGMILSRSDSDEFAILLPASQADVDHLATSLIETFRNEPLEAEGRAVRVPVVLGHAGSEEAADPEVWLGNARFALAAAQRQESETAVSFAPGMRDEVEKRMALENRLRQALAAGEFELFYQPQVDLQTRSIVGAEALIRWHHPERGYVSPGEFMPVINGSSLADGVSAWVLETAIRQAAIWQQRGTPLRVGINLSQSQFTAGTLAMEVARLLEITRLDPAWLELEVTEDIILDDISRVRAILGSLRELGVHIAFDDFGTGYGSLTSLRDFPLDTIKVDQTFVRKLESGSENAAIVAATIELGKALGKSIIAEGIETEAVAALLTTLGCQEGQGYLFGRPMPARELEKTWLRWAA, from the coding sequence TTGAACGCGGCCGTACAAGGGAGCCGGGGCGCCGCACAAGGTTGGAAGGCCAAGGCTGGAGGGCTGCTGCTCCCTTTCCGGTCTTACCTGTTCGCCCTCCTGGCCGTGGCGCTCGTCGTTCTGGCTGGAGCGCATACCCGCCTGCGTGAGACGGTGCTGGATGCACGTTTTCACGTAGTCAAGCGGGCGCCGTCTGGCAGCATCGCCATGGTCGAGATCGACCCTCGCTCGATTGCTGCTGTCGGGCGCTGGCCTTGGCCCAGGTCGCTCCATGCCGAAATGGTTCGTAAGCTCGCCGAACTGGGCGTGACCGACATCGCCTTCGACGTCGACTTCAGCGCCCGGTCGATCGATGCGGAGGACAGGAGATTCTCGGAGGCCCTCAAGGGTGCTGGCGGCAGCGTTATACTGCCTATCTTCAGGCAGGTCGCCTCTGGCGCGAGCAGCGTTCGGCAAGGCTATGTGAACCGCCCGCTCGCCATGTTCGAAGCGGATGCCTGGCTCGGCATGGTCAACGTCGCGCCTGACCGGGATGGTGTCGCGCGCGATTTCAATTTCGGCGCAACGATCGACGGCCAGTTCATCCCCTCGATCGCCGCGCTGCTGGCGGGATTGCACGAACCTGCCACACCGGATTTCCGGATCGATTTCGGCATCGACAGCAGCGCAGTGCGCGGCGTGCCCTATATCGACATTCTCCGCGGGAACGGGGATCTGGGAGCGGTCCTGAGTGGCAAGAAGGTCATCGTCGCTGGAACGGCCGCAGAACTCGGTGACCGTTTCGTGGTGCCTGGTGGGCAGGTCATCCCCGGAGCCTTGCTGCAGGTCCTTGCTGCGGAATCCATGCTGCAGGGCAGAACCCTGCGAACGACCACGTTCGCGCTTTCGCTTGCACTGCTGTTCGTGCCGCTCCTTGTGGCGTTCGTGCTGAGACGGCGTCGCGCGCGGCACAGGATAGTCGCGGTGATCTCTGCGGCAATCGCGGCAGAAGCAGCGGCAATTGCGATCCAGTCTGTCTATCCCGTCGCGATAGACACCTCATTGCTCCATGTTGCGGCTTTCGCTTACGCGCTGATTGCGCTCGTCGAGGAGGTGGACCTTCGCGGCTTGCTTCGCCTCACGGCGGAAAAGCGCTTCAACAATGTAGCCATGTCGTTGTCGGATGGACTGGTCTGCATCGACCGAGACGGCCGGATCTCGATGTCTAACGAAGCCGCGAGCCTGATTTTCGGGTTCGATGCATCGCGGATGCGGAGCTTACAATTCGCCGAGCTGCTGGCAGGCGAAACTGCCGGAAAAGTCCCCGGCGCCTTTCCGAACATCAATGCCCAGGTTCATGAGGAGACGGGGCGGCGCGCCAACGGCGAGCTCTTTCCGCTGGAATGTAGCTGGTCCGTCTGGGAGACACCCTCCGGTCGGCAGTACGGCGTCGTGCTGCGTGATATCTCCGAGCGCCGCCTTCAGCAGGAGCGCATTCGATATCTCGCGGAAATGGACCCCGTTTCGGGCCTTCCCAACAACAACAGCCTGATTGCCGCCCTTAACGACGCCGTTGGGCGGGGCGAGCCTCGACGGCTCATACTTGCAAGCCTGTGGCACTTCCGCCGGATGCGGGATCTCGAAGGACAGACCTTCGCAGATGCGCTCATCCGCGCCGCGGCCGCCAGGCTGAGATCCAAGCTCGGTCAGGGGATGATCCTGTCACGGAGCGACAGCGACGAATTCGCGATTCTGCTGCCGGCAAGCCAAGCCGATGTCGATCATCTCGCGACATCCCTCATCGAGACGTTCCGCAACGAGCCGCTCGAAGCCGAGGGTCGCGCGGTACGCGTGCCGGTCGTCCTCGGCCATGCCGGTTCCGAGGAGGCCGCCGATCCGGAGGTCTGGCTCGGCAATGCCCGCTTCGCGCTCGCCGCGGCTCAGCGGCAGGAGTCCGAGACCGCCGTCAGCTTCGCGCCGGGGATGCGAGACGAGGTCGAGAAGCGGATGGCCCTGGAAAACCGGCTGCGCCAGGCGCTCGCAGCCGGAGAATTCGAACTGTTCTATCAGCCGCAGGTGGATCTCCAGACCCGCTCGATCGTGGGCGCCGAAGCCCTGATCCGCTGGCATCACCCAGAGCGCGGCTACGTCTCGCCCGGCGAGTTCATGCCGGTGATCAACGGCAGCTCACTCGCGGACGGAGTATCCGCCTGGGTCCTTGAAACCGCGATTCGCCAGGCTGCCATCTGGCAGCAGCGGGGAACGCCCCTGCGCGTCGGCATCAATCTCTCTCAGTCCCAGTTCACGGCGGGAACGCTTGCGATGGAGGTCGCCCGCCTTCTAGAGATCACCCGGCTCGATCCGGCCTGGCTTGAACTCGAAGTGACGGAAGACATCATTCTCGACGATATCAGCCGTGTCAGGGCGATCCTCGGATCGTTGCGCGAGCTCGGTGTCCACATCGCGTTCGACGATTTCGGGACGGGTTACGGCAGCTTGACCTCGCTGCGTGACTTCCCGCTCGATACCATCAAGGTCGATCAGACCTTCGTTCGAAAGCTTGAGTCGGGCAGCGAGAATGCCGCGATCGTCGCGGCCACCATCGAGCTGGGGAAGGCGCTGGGGAAATCGATCATCGCCGAGGGCATCGAAACCGAGGCGGTTGCCGCGCTCCTGACCACGCTAGGCTGCCAGGAAGGCCAGGGCTACCTCTTCGGTCGGCCGATGCCCGCTCGCGAGCTTGAAAAGACTTGGCTACGTTGGGCAGCGTAG
- a CDS encoding FecR domain-containing protein yields MTGRFAFWLAAAAALICVSVLPAAAQNNTWKVAKTSGEAWIGSASHPASLTQTTELRPGDSIRTGRNGRVLLIRGQETILVSPNSAISLPEAGRSGLSTIIQQAGTIMLDVEKRNVQHFEVETPYLAAVVKGTRFRVSIAGGQAKVDVVRGQVQVTDFRSGEYTLVNPQQFARSSGTGAPGLKLGGSGELGAVTRGPAQAPRVQPLSVPAGGLKPDAGSVPLRSNARPTTSARAPGSSQPVIARMPGGGARIVAPIGELHLNIREVTNGMARNQGADGSKSKSLSSRLQPGNGGNDIRLDNSGSAGPNGNGASSGSAVSGALASGSAAAGVIVSNAATAGIGLGGGGQNGQSGQNGQNGQSGLNGQSGQNGQNGSGLLDALIDNRGRGNAYGLLGGNGIGKALGLGKKN; encoded by the coding sequence ATGACGGGCCGTTTCGCATTCTGGCTCGCAGCCGCTGCCGCATTGATCTGCGTCTCCGTCCTGCCCGCTGCGGCGCAGAATAACACCTGGAAGGTCGCGAAAACGTCCGGGGAGGCCTGGATAGGCTCCGCAAGTCATCCCGCTTCGCTGACGCAGACGACCGAATTGCGCCCGGGCGATTCCATCCGGACCGGGCGTAACGGGCGCGTTCTCCTCATACGTGGCCAGGAAACGATCCTGGTGTCGCCCAATTCCGCCATCAGCCTGCCCGAGGCCGGGCGATCGGGCCTGTCGACGATCATCCAGCAGGCTGGCACCATCATGCTGGACGTCGAAAAGCGGAACGTGCAGCATTTTGAAGTCGAGACGCCTTATCTCGCTGCGGTGGTGAAGGGGACGCGTTTCCGCGTTTCGATCGCTGGAGGCCAGGCGAAAGTCGATGTCGTGCGCGGCCAGGTTCAGGTCACCGATTTCCGTTCTGGCGAGTATACGCTGGTGAACCCGCAGCAATTCGCGCGATCGTCCGGTACCGGCGCGCCCGGCCTGAAGCTGGGTGGCAGCGGAGAGCTTGGCGCCGTCACGCGCGGACCGGCGCAGGCCCCGCGCGTGCAACCGCTTTCGGTCCCGGCCGGCGGGCTGAAGCCCGATGCCGGCTCGGTACCCCTTCGCAGCAACGCTCGACCCACGACGTCGGCGCGCGCGCCCGGCTCCAGCCAGCCCGTCATCGCCCGTATGCCGGGAGGCGGCGCGCGCATCGTTGCCCCGATCGGAGAACTGCACCTCAACATCCGCGAGGTCACCAACGGAATGGCGCGCAACCAAGGCGCCGACGGCTCGAAGAGCAAGAGCTTGTCGAGCCGCCTTCAGCCCGGCAACGGCGGCAACGACATCCGACTGGACAATAGCGGATCGGCCGGCCCGAACGGCAATGGCGCATCGTCAGGGTCAGCCGTTTCCGGGGCTCTGGCCTCAGGCTCTGCTGCCGCCGGCGTTATTGTCTCAAATGCCGCGACGGCCGGAATCGGTCTCGGAGGCGGCGGCCAGAACGGTCAGAGCGGCCAAAATGGTCAGAATGGCCAAAGCGGTCTGAACGGACAGAGTGGCCAGAATGGACAGAACGGCAGCGGCCTCCTCGACGCTCTCATCGACAATCGCGGCCGCGGCAATGCCTACGGCCTGCTCGGCGGGAATGGCATTGGCAAGGCACTGGGCCTGGGCAAGAAGAATTGA
- a CDS encoding ShlB/FhaC/HecB family hemolysin secretion/activation protein — protein sequence MIKSSRIKRKTAAAMVLSQFIAVPVCAQALPPATPLRPAALGVETQAQRREADERRSPVALPSLGSGTQPEDRTPLFRLKKIELQGATALPASELAASYRPYLDRELSAQDLAAIAAAITARYREAGFHLSRALIPPQDMSSGTLKVTVVEGVIEQVSVSGADATFGLQRLLAPLTEERPSSFASMERQLLLINERPGIKVVDTTLDETSPGSGRFHLGVKTKSWRLYGATAIDNMGSSSSGPWQASGSVAINSMLIPGDSLTVSGSFVPGSPREMRYGRIAYDLPLGSDSWRIGVAASHSENWPGDLRRYLRNRSQTDTVEARISYAPILSQMQSLWLTASLGVTRASERDFIGPVFADRIGIASFTADYKLHLRPSSWTYVSATARKGLGLIDGQPDSADWLSRHDASPYFALINGSLTHYENVSENWSIKLAAVGQLASGPLLASQQYALGGLSFGRGFDAGWISGDDAIAGSAELRYDQSLSLKFLKGYQLFTFIEGGAARTKLAGHDLDQSFASVGAGVRLFLTEDLHLSVGIAKPVMVNSPFEPKKNARLLFSLSNIFRL from the coding sequence ATGATCAAAAGCTCGCGCATCAAGCGCAAAACGGCTGCCGCGATGGTCTTGTCGCAGTTCATCGCCGTGCCGGTTTGCGCGCAAGCATTGCCTCCCGCGACCCCTTTGCGACCGGCAGCCCTCGGTGTCGAGACGCAGGCGCAACGACGTGAGGCGGACGAGCGCCGCAGTCCCGTCGCGCTTCCCTCACTCGGTTCCGGAACGCAGCCTGAGGATCGGACACCGCTGTTCCGGCTCAAGAAGATCGAGCTGCAGGGCGCGACCGCGTTACCTGCCAGCGAATTGGCAGCTTCCTATCGGCCTTATCTCGATCGGGAACTATCTGCTCAGGATTTGGCCGCGATCGCGGCCGCCATAACCGCGCGATACCGCGAGGCGGGCTTTCACCTCAGCCGGGCCCTGATCCCGCCGCAGGACATGAGCTCGGGCACGCTGAAGGTAACCGTCGTAGAGGGCGTGATCGAGCAGGTCAGCGTCTCCGGGGCGGATGCCACCTTCGGGCTGCAGCGCCTTCTGGCTCCGCTCACGGAGGAGCGCCCGTCGAGCTTCGCATCCATGGAGCGCCAGCTACTCCTGATTAACGAGCGGCCAGGAATCAAGGTCGTGGACACGACGCTCGATGAGACATCGCCCGGGTCAGGTCGCTTTCACCTCGGCGTCAAGACCAAGAGCTGGCGCCTCTATGGCGCAACGGCCATCGACAACATGGGTTCCTCTTCGTCGGGCCCCTGGCAGGCATCGGGCAGCGTCGCAATCAATTCCATGTTGATACCGGGGGACAGCCTCACGGTCAGCGGATCATTCGTCCCCGGCTCACCGCGCGAGATGCGGTACGGCAGGATTGCCTATGACCTCCCGCTCGGTTCCGATAGCTGGCGGATCGGAGTCGCAGCGTCGCATAGCGAAAACTGGCCGGGTGATCTTCGCCGATATCTGAGGAACCGCTCGCAGACCGACACGGTTGAGGCGAGGATCTCCTACGCCCCAATCCTCAGCCAGATGCAGTCGCTATGGCTGACCGCTTCGCTCGGCGTGACCCGCGCCTCGGAGCGGGACTTCATCGGGCCGGTCTTCGCCGACCGAATCGGGATTGCCAGCTTTACCGCCGATTACAAGCTGCATCTGCGCCCCAGCAGCTGGACCTATGTGTCCGCGACGGCCCGCAAGGGTCTTGGCCTCATCGACGGCCAGCCGGACAGTGCCGATTGGCTGTCCCGCCATGACGCATCCCCGTATTTCGCGCTGATCAACGGCTCTCTGACGCATTACGAGAACGTCAGCGAGAATTGGTCGATCAAGCTGGCGGCAGTTGGTCAGCTAGCGTCCGGCCCCCTCCTTGCATCGCAACAATACGCCCTGGGTGGGCTTTCGTTCGGCCGCGGCTTCGACGCCGGTTGGATCTCGGGCGACGACGCGATCGCAGGCTCGGCCGAACTGCGTTACGACCAATCCCTGTCTCTCAAATTTCTCAAGGGCTATCAGCTCTTCACGTTCATCGAGGGCGGCGCCGCGCGGACCAAGCTCGCGGGCCATGACCTCGACCAGAGCTTTGCATCAGTCGGCGCGGGCGTGCGCCTCTTCCTGACAGAGGATCTCCACCTCTCGGTCGGCATCGCCAAACCGGTCATGGTGAACTCGCCGTTCGAGCCGAAGAAGAACGCCCGCCTGCTCTTCTCGCTTTCGAACATATTCAGGTTGTAG
- a CDS encoding IS3 family transposase (programmed frameshift) translates to MRRRQFGREFKIEAVRLIKERGVSVAQASRDLDVHENQLRKWVKLFSADPAQAFPGHGQMKPEQLEIEKLRREVAKLKAERAIPKKGRSLLREGRDMRFTFIAKHRGIWPVAWLCEALDVSRSGFHAWLNRSPSRRARDDEKIGSRVRASFLGSDRTYGARRVWRDVLAEGIDCGLHRIERLMRAQALRARPRRRSLPRDESQRSAIAPNTLGREFHAERPNQRWIADFTDIWTAEGWLYVAAVIDLFSRRVVGWSMKAEMTAGLVTDALMMAIWRRGKPDALLHHSDQGSQYASEQFQKLMTDNGVTCSMSRSGNVWDNAAMESFFSSLKTERIRGRVYRTRDDARADVFDYIERFYNAVRRHSTIGDISPVEFEKRAGLA, encoded by the exons ATGCGGCGAAGACAGTTTGGGCGTGAGTTCAAGATCGAGGCGGTCCGCCTGATCAAGGAGCGCGGAGTGAGCGTGGCGCAGGCGTCTCGGGATCTGGATGTCCACGAGAACCAGTTGCGCAAATGGGTGAAGCTCTTTTCGGCCGATCCTGCGCAGGCCTTTCCCGGCCACGGTCAGATGAAGCCGGAGCAGCTTGAGATCGAGAAGCTGCGGCGGGAGGTGGCCAAGCTCAAGGCGGAGCGCGCCATCC CTAAAAAAGGCCGCAGCCTACTTCGCGAAGGACGTGACATGAGGTTCACGTTCATTGCGAAGCACCGGGGGATCTGGCCGGTGGCTTGGCTTTGCGAAGCGCTGGATGTGTCGCGCTCGGGCTTTCATGCCTGGCTCAACCGGTCGCCGAGCCGGCGGGCACGCGACGACGAGAAGATTGGCTCCCGGGTCCGGGCCAGCTTCCTTGGTTCGGATCGGACCTATGGTGCCAGGCGTGTCTGGCGGGACGTGCTGGCGGAAGGGATCGATTGCGGCCTGCATCGCATCGAGCGGCTGATGCGTGCCCAGGCTTTGCGTGCCAGGCCGCGTCGGCGCAGCCTGCCCAGGGATGAGAGCCAGCGATCGGCCATCGCGCCGAATACGCTCGGCCGGGAGTTCCATGCCGAACGGCCGAACCAGCGCTGGATCGCCGACTTTACCGACATCTGGACCGCCGAAGGTTGGCTTTACGTTGCAGCCGTCATCGACCTGTTCTCGCGCCGGGTGGTGGGCTGGTCGATGAAGGCCGAAATGACCGCCGGGCTCGTGACCGATGCGCTGATGATGGCGATCTGGCGTCGGGGAAAGCCGGATGCCCTGCTGCACCATTCGGACCAGGGCAGCCAGTATGCCAGCGAGCAGTTCCAGAAGCTCATGACCGACAACGGCGTCACCTGCTCGATGAGCCGCTCGGGCAACGTCTGGGACAATGCCGCGATGGAGAGCTTCTTCTCCTCGCTCAAAACCGAGCGGATCAGAGGCAGGGTATACCGGACACGCGACGATGCTCGTGCCGACGTGTTCGATTACATCGAGCGCTTCTACAATGCCGTTCGAAGGCACTCGACCATCGGCGACATCAGCCCGGTCGAGTTCGAAAAGAGGGCCGGATTAGCTTAA
- a CDS encoding LysR substrate-binding domain-containing protein, translating into MLRNIDVDLLRSFVTIAELRSFTRAAAVLFRSQSTVSTQIRRLEELAGQVLLQRSPHEVLLTRAGEQFLGYARRIVALHDEALDVINAQSVSGRVRLAVMDDYATIVLPETLARFARSHPEVELEVTTGFTRDLLNSLGEEFDLVLATQKAGDGRGEVLRKEQTAWACSDRVAFSLEEPLQLALLKAPNMFREWALEALNEAGLRWRILFSSSSIGAVEAIAVSGVALTVVKAGTARPGLQLLGAEHGLPALPASEIALHLAPGRPSAAIAALSAFLAEALSDGAPLP; encoded by the coding sequence ATGCTGCGCAATATCGACGTCGACCTGCTGCGCAGCTTCGTTACCATCGCGGAACTCAGGAGCTTCACGCGGGCAGCCGCTGTGCTTTTCCGCAGTCAGTCGACGGTCAGCACCCAGATCCGCCGCCTCGAGGAGCTCGCCGGCCAGGTCCTGTTGCAGCGCTCGCCCCACGAAGTCCTTCTCACGCGCGCGGGCGAACAATTCCTCGGCTATGCCCGCCGCATCGTCGCGCTGCATGACGAGGCGCTCGACGTCATCAATGCCCAGAGCGTCAGCGGCCGGGTCCGGCTCGCGGTGATGGACGACTACGCTACTATCGTCCTGCCGGAGACGCTGGCACGCTTCGCCCGCTCGCACCCGGAGGTCGAGCTGGAGGTCACGACCGGTTTCACCCGCGATCTGCTGAACAGCCTCGGCGAGGAGTTCGATCTCGTGCTGGCGACCCAGAAGGCCGGGGACGGGCGCGGCGAGGTCCTGCGCAAGGAACAGACCGCCTGGGCCTGTTCGGATCGTGTTGCCTTTTCTCTGGAAGAGCCGTTGCAGCTCGCCCTGCTGAAGGCGCCCAACATGTTTCGCGAATGGGCCCTCGAAGCGCTGAACGAGGCCGGTCTGCGCTGGCGCATCCTGTTCTCGTCATCGAGCATCGGGGCCGTCGAGGCCATCGCCGTCTCCGGCGTGGCGCTGACAGTGGTCAAGGCGGGAACGGCTCGTCCGGGTCTTCAGTTGCTGGGTGCCGAGCACGGATTGCCCGCTCTGCCGGCCTCCGAGATCGCGCTGCATCTGGCGCCGGGCCGTCCATCTGCCGCTATCGCTGCGCTCAGTGCCTTCCTCGCGGAAGCCTTGAGCGATGGCGCTCCTCTTCCCTGA
- the ilvD gene encoding dihydroxy-acid dehydratase, which yields MPRLRSATSTHGRNMAGARGLWRATGMKDSDFGKPIVAVVNSFTQFVPGHVHLQDLGQLVAREIEKAGGVAKEFNTIAVDDGIAMGHDGMLYSLPSREIIADSVEYMVNAHCADAMVCISNCDKITPGMLMAAMRLNIPTVFVSGGPMEAGKFIAEGVLKKVDLIDAMVAAADDRYTDEQVDVIERSACPTCGSCSGMFTANSMNCLTEALGLALPGNGSTLATHADRKRLFVEAGHLIVDLARRYYEQDDESVLPRQVGSFKAFENAMTLDIAMGGSTNTVLHLLAAAHEAEIDFTMADIDRLSRRVPVLCKVAPAVADVHMEDVHRAGGIMAILGELDRAGLIETSLPTVHSATMADALARWDITQTQSEAVRSFYSAAPGGVPTQTAFSQDRRFAELDADREKGVIRSAEHAYSKDGGLAVLFGNIALDGCIVKTAGVDASILKFSGPAVIFESQDAAVDGILNRKVKAGDIVLIRYEGPRGGPGMQEMLYPTSYLKSKGLGKACALITDGRFSGGSSGLSIGHVSPEAAEGGAIGLVESGDVIAIDIPNRSITLEVSDEELARRRAAMEAKGKDAWKPVAPRKRKVSTALKAYAATTTSAAKGAVRVVD from the coding sequence ATGCCCAGGCTGAGATCCGCCACCTCCACCCACGGCCGCAACATGGCCGGCGCCCGCGGCCTGTGGCGCGCCACCGGCATGAAAGACAGCGATTTCGGCAAGCCCATCGTCGCGGTGGTCAACTCCTTCACCCAGTTCGTGCCGGGCCATGTCCACCTCCAGGATCTCGGCCAGCTCGTCGCGCGCGAGATCGAGAAGGCCGGCGGCGTCGCCAAGGAATTCAACACGATCGCAGTCGATGACGGCATCGCCATGGGCCATGACGGCATGCTCTACAGCCTGCCTTCCCGCGAGATCATCGCCGACAGCGTCGAGTACATGGTCAATGCGCATTGCGCCGACGCGATGGTCTGCATCTCCAATTGCGACAAGATCACGCCCGGCATGCTGATGGCCGCGATGCGCCTGAATATCCCGACCGTGTTCGTGTCGGGCGGGCCGATGGAGGCGGGCAAGTTCATCGCAGAGGGCGTGCTGAAGAAGGTCGATCTCATCGATGCGATGGTCGCCGCCGCGGACGACCGCTACACCGACGAGCAGGTCGACGTGATCGAGCGCTCGGCCTGCCCGACCTGCGGCTCCTGCTCCGGCATGTTCACCGCCAATTCGATGAACTGCCTGACCGAGGCGCTCGGCCTCGCCCTGCCGGGCAACGGCTCGACGCTTGCGACCCATGCCGACCGCAAGCGCCTCTTCGTCGAGGCCGGCCACCTGATCGTCGATCTCGCCCGCCGCTATTACGAACAGGACGACGAGAGCGTGCTGCCGCGCCAGGTCGGCTCGTTCAAGGCCTTCGAGAACGCGATGACGCTCGACATCGCCATGGGCGGCTCGACCAATACGGTACTGCACCTGCTGGCCGCGGCGCATGAGGCCGAGATCGACTTCACCATGGCCGACATCGACCGGCTGTCGCGGCGCGTGCCCGTGCTCTGCAAGGTCGCGCCCGCCGTTGCCGACGTGCATATGGAAGACGTCCACCGCGCCGGCGGCATCATGGCGATCCTCGGCGAGCTCGACCGCGCCGGGCTGATCGAAACCTCATTGCCGACCGTGCACAGCGCGACGATGGCGGATGCGCTGGCGCGCTGGGACATCACGCAGACCCAGAGCGAGGCGGTGCGCTCCTTCTATAGCGCCGCGCCCGGCGGCGTGCCGACCCAGACAGCCTTCAGCCAGGATCGCCGCTTCGCCGAGCTCGATGCCGACCGCGAAAAGGGCGTGATCCGCAGCGCCGAGCACGCCTATTCCAAGGATGGCGGGCTTGCCGTGCTGTTCGGCAATATCGCGCTCGACGGCTGCATCGTGAAGACGGCGGGCGTCGATGCCTCCATCCTGAAATTCTCCGGTCCGGCCGTGATCTTCGAGAGCCAGGACGCCGCGGTCGACGGCATCCTCAACCGCAAGGTCAAGGCGGGCGATATCGTGCTGATCCGCTATGAGGGGCCGCGCGGCGGGCCGGGCATGCAGGAGATGCTCTATCCGACGAGCTATCTGAAATCGAAGGGTCTCGGAAAGGCCTGCGCGCTGATTACCGATGGACGCTTCTCGGGCGGCTCGTCGGGCCTGTCGATCGGCCATGTCTCGCCGGAAGCGGCGGAAGGCGGCGCCATCGGCCTGGTCGAGAGCGGCGACGTCATCGCGATCGACATCCCCAATCGCAGCATCACGCTGGAGGTCTCCGACGAAGAGCTGGCGCGTCGCCGCGCGGCGATGGAGGCGAAGGGCAAGGATGCCTGGAAGCCGGTCGCGCCGCGCAAGCGCAAGGTCTCGACGGCGCTGAAGGCCTATGCCGCCACGACGACGAGCGCGGCCAAGGGCGCGGTGCGCGTCGTCGATTGA
- a CDS encoding Lrp/AsnC family transcriptional regulator, with product MARPSDAAKDRELIRILTENARLPLSEIAKQLGVSRATAQGRLSRLERDGVIAGYTTILGKASRPATTVAALILIELEMKQQGGVVAALKKRPEIVQCHTLSGHFDLSVKIECETSSDLDTIIDWIAEMEGVRRTTSSVILARKFER from the coding sequence ATGGCACGGCCGTCAGACGCCGCCAAGGACCGCGAGCTCATCCGCATCCTCACCGAGAATGCCCGCCTGCCGCTGTCGGAGATCGCCAAGCAGCTCGGCGTCTCACGGGCCACCGCACAGGGGCGATTGAGCCGGCTCGAACGCGACGGCGTCATCGCCGGCTACACCACGATCCTCGGCAAGGCGAGCCGGCCGGCAACCACGGTCGCGGCGCTGATCCTGATCGAGCTGGAGATGAAACAGCAAGGCGGTGTCGTCGCGGCGCTGAAGAAACGGCCCGAAATCGTACAATGCCACACGCTGAGCGGCCATTTCGACCTGAGCGTCAAGATCGAATGCGAGACCTCCAGCGATCTCGACACCATCATCGACTGGATCGCCGAGATGGAAGGCGTGCGCCGGACGACATCCTCGGTGATTCTGGCCCGCAAGTTCGAGCGCTGA